From a single uncultured Flavobacterium sp. genomic region:
- a CDS encoding C4-type zinc ribbon domain-containing protein, giving the protein MANTKELSVEDKLRAIYDLQLIDSRIDEIRNVRGELPLEVEDLEDEVAGLSTRSEKLKSELEVIEDLIKAKKNAIDEHKEVIKKYTKQQESVRNNREFNSLTKEVEFQELEIQLAEKQIKEMKASIEHKKEVISNLKEKLDAKSSHLKHKKSELDAIMAETQKEEIFLSEKSAEFSSQIEERLLAAYTRIRTSVRNGLAVVSIERGASAGSFFTIPPQTQVEIASRKKIITDEHSGRILVDSALAEEEKEKMEQLFSKF; this is encoded by the coding sequence ATGGCGAATACGAAAGAATTAAGTGTTGAGGACAAGTTAAGAGCAATATACGATTTACAGCTTATTGACTCTAGAATTGACGAAATCAGAAACGTAAGAGGGGAACTTCCTTTAGAAGTGGAAGATTTAGAAGATGAAGTTGCAGGTTTAAGCACTCGTTCAGAGAAACTGAAAAGTGAACTTGAAGTGATTGAGGATCTTATCAAAGCAAAGAAAAACGCTATTGATGAGCACAAAGAGGTTATCAAAAAATACACAAAACAACAAGAATCAGTTCGTAATAACAGAGAATTTAATTCTTTGACTAAAGAGGTTGAATTTCAAGAATTAGAAATTCAATTGGCTGAAAAGCAAATCAAAGAAATGAAAGCTTCTATCGAACATAAAAAAGAAGTTATTTCTAACTTAAAAGAAAAACTTGACGCTAAAAGCTCTCATTTAAAACATAAAAAATCTGAATTAGATGCTATTATGGCTGAAACTCAAAAAGAAGAAATCTTCTTGTCTGAGAAATCAGCTGAGTTTTCAAGCCAAATTGAAGAAAGACTATTAGCTGCTTATACTAGAATCAGAACTAGTGTTCGTAATGGTTTAGCTGTTGTATCTATCGAAAGAGGAGCTTCTGCAGGATCATTCTTCACTATTCCGCCACAAACTCAGGTAGAGATTGCTTCAAGAAAGAAAATCATTACTGATGAGCACTCTGGAAGAATTTTAGTTGACAGCGCATTAGCTGAAGAAGAAAAAGAAAAAATGGAACAATTGTTCTCTAAATTCTAA
- a CDS encoding ATP-binding protein — MKYHLFILVCFTSFLYSQTRQNTDSVSYYNKLANKNLTQKEYNQAVFYTKKSIDFCETNHKTENLANQTFKLGKIYYNQKKYDEALKYFYKSISFFDNVNPTCTKVLALHYIGITNTAKGNYDAAAVYFKKSEDLLKKLNITDPAEVLNYQKAMVLKTSKNLPLAAQSFQKIIKKPDNPSLLKTKTDSYYQLGIIETHLKRNDSAIVYFDKALNYNAKTNNLTQKSKIILGISQYYKQNKNYDLAYSYLDEHYQIENYLLKLKNAKIDLNEFARFKKNESVNNTIKRESEEKIQLKTYRYSKLVSILAIALISILSLLSLALYKNNIIRNQNNLLLREKNKELILAKNKAEKASKARSEFLSTVSHELRTPLNAINGITHLLLEDNPKKRQLKYLESLKFSGNYLTTFINEILEINKIDSTKVEIENISFNLKELLFNIQSSLKELAAANKNYFNLEIDEAIPDNLIGDPTKLSQIILNLINNALKFTQNGNVNVIAKLYAQEEETATVYFEIVDTGIGIPEDKLQTVFESFSQGSIEVNRKYGGTGLGLTIVKKLIELLGGEIKLKSEVGKGSTFTFKLNFKVNNEPLEIVEEAKPYNDKQLKHKSILLIEDNKINQMITRKMLENKTISCEILDNGEDAVELLKVKRFDMILMDVHLPGINGTTATQQIREFDKTTPIIALTAISLDENRDMLLSFGMNDVITKPFVPDEFYSIIAKFFD; from the coding sequence ATGAAATACCATCTTTTTATTCTTGTTTGTTTTACTTCGTTTTTGTATTCTCAAACCAGACAGAATACAGATAGTGTCTCCTATTATAACAAACTAGCGAACAAGAATCTTACCCAAAAAGAATATAATCAAGCTGTTTTCTATACTAAAAAGTCTATTGATTTTTGCGAAACCAATCACAAAACAGAGAACTTAGCCAACCAAACTTTCAAACTTGGTAAAATCTATTACAATCAAAAAAAATACGACGAGGCATTAAAGTATTTCTACAAAAGTATTTCTTTCTTTGATAATGTAAATCCAACCTGCACTAAAGTATTGGCTTTACATTACATTGGCATAACCAATACCGCAAAAGGCAATTATGATGCCGCTGCGGTCTATTTTAAAAAATCTGAAGATCTTTTAAAAAAGCTTAACATTACAGATCCTGCCGAAGTTTTAAATTATCAAAAAGCGATGGTTTTAAAAACCAGCAAAAACTTACCTTTAGCAGCTCAGTCTTTTCAAAAAATAATTAAAAAACCAGACAATCCATCTCTTTTAAAAACAAAAACTGATTCTTATTATCAACTTGGGATAATTGAAACGCATTTAAAACGAAACGATTCGGCAATAGTTTATTTTGACAAAGCTTTAAATTACAATGCAAAAACCAATAATCTGACTCAAAAATCTAAAATCATATTAGGGATTAGCCAATATTACAAACAAAATAAAAATTACGACCTGGCTTACTCTTATCTCGATGAACATTATCAGATAGAGAATTATCTTTTAAAACTCAAAAACGCAAAGATTGATCTTAATGAATTTGCAAGATTCAAAAAAAATGAATCTGTAAACAATACAATCAAACGCGAAAGCGAAGAAAAAATCCAACTAAAAACATATCGATACTCTAAACTTGTGAGTATTTTAGCAATTGCTCTTATTTCGATTTTATCTCTTTTAAGTTTAGCATTATACAAAAACAACATCATACGAAATCAGAATAATTTACTGTTAAGAGAAAAAAACAAAGAACTAATTCTGGCAAAAAACAAAGCCGAAAAAGCATCAAAAGCCAGATCAGAGTTCCTTTCAACCGTAAGCCATGAACTCCGGACACCTTTAAATGCAATTAACGGAATCACACATTTACTTCTTGAAGACAATCCTAAAAAAAGACAACTTAAATATTTAGAGTCTTTAAAATTCTCAGGAAATTATCTGACTACCTTTATTAATGAAATTCTTGAAATCAATAAAATTGACTCGACTAAAGTCGAAATAGAAAACATTAGTTTCAACCTAAAAGAGTTATTATTCAACATTCAGAGCTCTCTGAAAGAATTAGCTGCAGCCAATAAAAATTATTTCAATCTGGAAATAGACGAAGCAATTCCGGATAATTTAATAGGCGATCCAACCAAGTTATCTCAAATTATATTAAACTTAATAAACAATGCTTTAAAGTTTACGCAAAACGGAAACGTAAACGTAATTGCAAAACTGTATGCTCAGGAGGAAGAAACCGCTACAGTTTATTTTGAAATAGTAGACACCGGAATTGGAATTCCTGAAGACAAACTACAAACTGTTTTTGAAAGTTTCTCGCAAGGATCAATAGAAGTTAACAGAAAATATGGCGGAACCGGATTAGGTCTTACCATTGTAAAAAAACTGATCGAACTTTTGGGCGGTGAGATAAAACTAAAAAGTGAAGTTGGCAAAGGATCAACTTTTACATTTAAACTAAATTTCAAGGTCAATAACGAACCACTTGAAATTGTCGAAGAAGCAAAACCTTACAACGATAAACAATTGAAACACAAATCGATTTTATTGATTGAAGACAACAAAATCAATCAAATGATTACCCGAAAAATGCTTGAAAACAAAACCATTAGTTGTGAAATTCTTGACAATGGCGAGGATGCTGTTGAGCTTTTAAAAGTCAAACGCTTTGATATGATTTTAATGGATGTTCATTTACCGGGAATTAACGGAACAACTGCCACACAACAAATTAGAGAATTTGACAAAACGACTCCAATTATTGCCTTAACAGCAATTTCGCTTGACGAAAACAGAGATATGCTTTTATCTTTCGGGATGAATGATGTTATCACAAAACCTTTTGTTCCGGACGAATTTTACAGCATTATTGCTAAGTTTTTTGATTAG
- a CDS encoding DUF2683 family protein, translated as MTTIKINEHTKTGKAFMAMFEAFFKGVEGIEIVEPDYGQVNEEPSIYSSEFVEKVKKAEENIKKGETTTLNPDDIWGSLGLK; from the coding sequence ATGACTACAATAAAAATTAACGAACATACTAAAACAGGAAAAGCATTTATGGCTATGTTCGAAGCTTTTTTTAAAGGTGTTGAAGGCATTGAAATAGTTGAGCCGGATTATGGACAGGTTAATGAGGAGCCAAGTATTTATAGTTCTGAATTTGTTGAGAAAGTTAAAAAAGCAGAAGAAAATATTAAAAAAGGCGAAACAACAACGCTAAATCCAGATGATATATGGGGAAGTTTAGGGTTGAAGTAA
- the lpxK gene encoding tetraacyldisaccharide 4'-kinase, which translates to MNLLRKILFPFAILYGFITTIRNFLFDKGILKSTSFDIPVIAVGNLSVGGTGKTPQIEYLIRLLSDNYRVATLSRGYKRKSEGFVLADSTSNAEILGDEPFQFYQKFPNIQVAVDANRTNGITQLLSQKEKPQIILLDDAYQHRKVKAGFYILLTSFDDLYANDFMLPTGNLRESRSGANRANIVVVTKCPKDLSAQKQEEIRLKLKLSPMQQSFFSYIDYDDSIYSNDKQIAVNEIKNEPKLLLAGIAKPTPFFDYLKNEKDECLTFPDHHHFLDSDLDTIQKKAESKKIVTTEKDYVRLKDSKLVSQLYYLPIKSTFINDKQNFDSTVLEYVNNF; encoded by the coding sequence ATGAACTTACTTCGAAAAATACTTTTTCCGTTTGCTATTCTATACGGATTCATTACTACAATCAGGAATTTTCTTTTTGATAAAGGAATTTTGAAATCAACTTCATTTGATATTCCTGTAATAGCTGTTGGAAATCTAAGCGTTGGCGGAACCGGTAAAACACCTCAAATAGAATATCTGATTCGGTTATTATCTGATAATTATAGAGTAGCAACCTTGAGTCGTGGTTATAAACGTAAGTCTGAAGGTTTTGTTTTGGCAGATTCGACTTCAAATGCTGAAATTTTGGGCGATGAGCCTTTTCAGTTTTATCAAAAATTCCCAAATATTCAGGTTGCAGTTGATGCTAACAGAACAAACGGGATTACACAATTGCTTTCTCAAAAAGAAAAACCACAAATAATTTTATTGGATGACGCCTATCAACATCGCAAAGTAAAAGCTGGTTTTTATATTTTACTGACTTCGTTTGATGATTTGTATGCCAATGATTTTATGCTGCCAACCGGAAACCTGCGTGAAAGTAGGAGTGGAGCAAACCGTGCTAATATTGTTGTGGTAACAAAATGCCCAAAAGATTTGTCGGCTCAAAAGCAAGAAGAAATTAGATTGAAGTTGAAGTTAAGTCCTATGCAACAATCTTTTTTTAGCTATATAGATTACGATGATTCTATTTATAGTAATGACAAACAAATTGCTGTGAATGAAATTAAAAATGAACCAAAATTGCTTTTGGCAGGAATTGCAAAACCAACACCATTTTTTGATTATTTAAAAAATGAAAAAGATGAATGTTTGACTTTTCCGGATCATCATCATTTTTTAGATTCAGATTTAGATACGATTCAGAAGAAAGCGGAAAGCAAAAAGATTGTTACAACAGAGAAAGATTACGTTCGTTTAAAAGACTCCAAATTAGTTTCGCAACTCTATTATTTACCAATAAAAAGCACGTTTATTAATGACAAGCAAAATTTTGATTCAACTGTTTTAGAATACGTCAATAATTTTTAG
- a CDS encoding alpha/beta fold hydrolase, translated as MGIKKGIRFITLKSVGQYINFLSYVRPQKAVELSYALFSQPRIGRLQKDSLPKILRNTETETFHHNEHHFQTYVWKGNETKILLVHGWESNASRWKKTLPHLQKSGSTIIAIDAPAHGQSSGKEFNVPLYAEFINKAVEKYQPTIIIGHSIGGIACVYHQYLFPNTSINKMVILGAPSDLKTLIDNYISMLSLNTKMFSLLESKFMNRFNFKLEDFSGQKFAAEFNVAGLIAHDTSDDVVAFEEGKKIASNWKNSQFVETKGLGHGMHDDELYQKVIEFLFAS; from the coding sequence TTGGGAATTAAAAAAGGAATTCGTTTCATTACACTAAAATCGGTTGGGCAATATATCAACTTCTTAAGTTATGTTCGCCCTCAAAAAGCTGTTGAACTTTCGTATGCTCTTTTTAGCCAACCCAGAATTGGCCGATTACAAAAAGACAGCTTACCCAAAATTCTAAGAAATACGGAAACCGAAACGTTTCACCATAATGAACATCATTTTCAGACGTATGTCTGGAAAGGAAACGAAACCAAAATTCTTCTGGTACACGGATGGGAAAGTAATGCTTCGCGCTGGAAAAAAACGTTGCCGCATCTTCAAAAATCAGGAAGCACAATCATTGCCATCGACGCACCCGCGCATGGACAAAGCAGCGGTAAAGAATTTAATGTTCCGCTTTATGCTGAATTCATTAATAAAGCTGTAGAAAAATATCAGCCTACAATAATAATTGGTCATTCTATTGGAGGCATAGCTTGCGTTTATCACCAATATTTATTCCCAAATACCAGCATTAACAAAATGGTAATTTTAGGAGCTCCATCAGATTTAAAAACTTTGATTGATAATTACATTTCGATGTTGAGCTTGAATACAAAAATGTTTTCACTTTTAGAAAGCAAATTTATGAATCGCTTTAACTTTAAACTTGAAGATTTCTCAGGGCAAAAATTTGCCGCCGAATTTAATGTTGCCGGTTTAATCGCACATGATACCTCAGATGATGTTGTGGCTTTTGAAGAAGGAAAAAAAATTGCCAGTAATTGGAAAAACAGTCAGTTTGTCGAAACTAAAGGTTTAGGCCACGGAATGCATGACGACGAATTGTATCAGAAGGTTATTGAATTTTTGTTTGCTTCTTAA
- a CDS encoding antibiotic biosynthesis monooxygenase, translated as MIAVIFEVIPNEGKKAEYLDIAASLRPELDNIEGFISIERFQSFSDPEKVLSLSFWRDEESIQQWRNLEMHRHAQSKGRNEIFKDYHLRIATVVRDYGMFDREETPEDSSSYHR; from the coding sequence ATGATAGCAGTAATTTTTGAAGTAATCCCTAACGAAGGAAAAAAAGCAGAATATCTTGATATCGCAGCAAGTCTACGACCGGAATTAGACAATATAGAAGGATTTATATCTATTGAGAGATTTCAGAGTTTTAGTGATCCGGAAAAAGTTTTGTCTTTGTCTTTTTGGAGAGATGAGGAAAGTATCCAGCAATGGAGGAATCTCGAAATGCATCGTCATGCTCAATCAAAAGGGAGAAATGAAATTTTTAAGGATTATCATTTAAGAATTGCTACAGTTGTACGTGACTATGGAATGTTTGATCGGGAAGAAACGCCTGAAGATAGTTCTTCATATCATCGATGA
- a CDS encoding Nif3-like dinuclear metal center hexameric protein, translating to MKIKDIITVLEEMAPLAYAEDFDNVGLLVGNSETESTGVLVCHDALENVIDEAIAKNCNLVVCFHPILFSGIKKITGKNYVERAILKAIKNDIAIYAVHTALDNHSQGVNKIFCNALGLTNTKVLIPKQSFIQKLVTYTTPDNSEKVRNALFEAGAGTIGNYDNCSFNTEGFFTFKGNEDSNPVIGEKGKLHTGTEIKIEVIFEKYLQSKILKALFANHIYEEVAYEIYDLQNSHQNIGLGMIGEFETEMEEKDFLLFVKDKMIADGIRHSAFRGKKIRKVAVLGGSGSFAIKNAIMAGADAFLTADLKYHQFYEAENRLLLADIGHFESERYTKNYIVDYLRKKILNFAIILSEENTNPVKYL from the coding sequence ATGAAAATCAAAGATATAATCACCGTATTAGAAGAAATGGCACCTTTGGCTTACGCCGAAGATTTTGATAATGTTGGTCTTTTAGTTGGAAATTCTGAAACTGAAAGTACCGGAGTTTTGGTTTGTCATGATGCTTTAGAAAATGTAATTGATGAAGCTATTGCCAAAAATTGCAATTTAGTCGTTTGCTTCCACCCGATTTTATTCTCAGGAATTAAAAAAATCACAGGTAAAAACTATGTCGAGCGTGCGATCTTAAAAGCCATAAAAAATGACATTGCCATTTATGCCGTTCACACCGCTCTTGATAATCATTCGCAAGGCGTAAATAAAATATTCTGTAATGCTTTAGGTTTAACCAACACAAAAGTTTTGATTCCGAAACAGAGCTTCATTCAAAAATTAGTTACTTATACAACTCCCGATAATTCTGAAAAAGTTCGAAATGCATTATTTGAAGCTGGCGCAGGAACAATTGGTAATTATGACAATTGCAGTTTTAATACTGAAGGTTTTTTTACCTTTAAAGGAAATGAAGACAGTAATCCTGTAATTGGAGAAAAAGGAAAATTACATACAGGAACTGAAATAAAAATTGAAGTTATTTTTGAGAAATACTTACAATCTAAAATTTTAAAAGCACTTTTTGCAAATCATATTTATGAAGAAGTGGCTTATGAAATTTATGATCTTCAGAATTCCCATCAAAATATCGGATTGGGAATGATTGGAGAATTTGAAACTGAAATGGAGGAAAAAGACTTTCTGCTTTTCGTAAAAGATAAAATGATTGCCGACGGAATTCGTCATTCTGCCTTTCGAGGAAAAAAAATCAGGAAAGTAGCCGTTTTGGGAGGTTCAGGAAGTTTTGCCATAAAAAATGCAATTATGGCCGGAGCCGATGCTTTTTTGACTGCCGATTTAAAATACCATCAGTTTTATGAAGCTGAAAATCGACTTCTTTTAGCCGATATTGGTCATTTTGAGAGCGAACGCTATACAAAAAACTATATTGTTGATTATCTTCGAAAAAAAATCCTTAATTTTGCCATCATTTTATCAGAAGAAAATACAAATCCAGTTAAGTACTTATAG
- a CDS encoding Txe/YoeB family addiction module toxin, which yields MGKFRVEVTKVANEDIEKHKKSGNKISIKNIAKILIDLTENPHEGFGNPEPLKYEYSGLWSRRINQKDRLIYRVDDEVVTVFVISAMGHYSDK from the coding sequence ATGGGGAAGTTTAGGGTTGAAGTAACTAAGGTGGCAAATGAGGATATTGAAAAACATAAAAAATCAGGAAATAAAATTTCTATTAAAAATATTGCTAAAATTTTAATCGATCTTACAGAAAATCCACATGAAGGCTTTGGGAATCCTGAACCATTAAAATATGAATATTCAGGATTATGGTCAAGACGGATTAATCAAAAGGATCGATTAATTTATCGTGTAGATGACGAAGTTGTAACTGTATTTGTAATTTCTGCAATGGGTCATTATTCAGATAAATAA